Genomic segment of Peribacillus frigoritolerans:
AAAAATTACTAGTTAATTAGTAGGGTGAATAAAGGATAGAAAAATAAGATAGTTCTTTAATAAATTTTATAAGGGATTGAGTATTAATGACTATAAATTGTTTACAATATCCGCGTTCTGGGATTAGAGTAAGATGTGAAAAAGGTATTAATCCAAGAGTTAGACGTTCATGTTTAAACTTTGCGGTTTGGTTACGTTCCAATATGGAGTTTCCTATAAGGCTAGTTGTTTACCTAAAGAAGGATTATCAAATTATTACTAGAGATACAAAAGAAACTGCGAGCGCTTCATTCTTTGCCCCATTTGATAAAACAGTTGAGCCTTATATTAGAATTGCAACTGGTGATTATGAAGAATTAGTTTCAGAAATTGGAGAAATTGATGCTTTATGGGCAATTTTACGCAGTATGGCACATGAGATAATCCATTATCAGCAATGGCTAGAAGATAAAGAAATGGATGAGAAGGAAGCAAAAAATGGAGGCGAACAATTATTAGCTGATTTTGCTGATTGTTTATAAACAAGTGTGCCCTCGATAAATAAGGAATAAGCTATGCTTGTAAAGTTTTAAGGCAAGGGTTTAATTCTTCTTATCCTAGCGGAGTTACATTAACATTTATTGCGGTTGTGAAGTAGCCTCTCGACAGGATACTATATTTCTTTTATGAAAGTGACAAGCAATTAAGTGGAATTGAATTAGAAGAGAAACCCTTTTGGAGAGTTTCCGGTTGATTTATTAAAAGAATTGCAGTTTTAAAAGAGGAAAGAAGAATCTCTTTTCCAGATATAGATAGTGATGAACTTCTGAATGTAGATTGGTCAGATGAAATAAAAGATAGTTATTTAGATTTTATAGAGAATTATTGGGAAAGGATTAATTTGAATCAACAAATGTTAAGGTATCCTAAAACTATCTAACTAGAAGTTTTTACTGAGGTCCTCTCTTTTATTCAAAAGGATAAAGAGGATTTTAACATTTCTATAGAGGATTTAGCTCTCTTGCATCAGATTGAAACGGACGAAGAAAATACAGATACGCTATGGGGTGATGTGAGCATTATCTACTTTGTTATGACAAAATAAGATCTAAGAAATAAAAACTTAAATCATGTATGGTTAAGTTTACAAAGTCAATAATGGTGCGGCTACAAGGCATAAAGTCGGAAAAGCGTGGATACAGGATCAATTGTAATTGGTGGGATGCTCAATGAATTGCAATAATATATACAAAGCCGCTGCAAATGGAAATATCTTTAAGTTAAAAACACTCCTTTCCTCGGGCTGTGATATTAATAAAGGTGATGAGGACAAATATACGGCACTTCATTGGGCGGTTCAAGAGGGGAAATTAGATGTAGTAAAATTTCTGTTGGAAAACGGAGCAAACATTAATTGTCAAGATGTAGAAAACTACACTCCTATTGAAATTGCATGTACTAAAGGGCATGTGGGAATCTTGAAACTTCTTATTGATAAGGGATGTAACTTGAGTTTAGATCGAGATGGATATACCCCTTTACACGCGTCCGCTGCAACAGGGAAATTAGAGATTACTAAAATATTGCTTGAAAGCGGTCTATCCATTAATAAGCAAGATCAAAATGGGACAGGGTATACACCATTGCACTGGGCTACTCAAGAAGGTTACTTAACGTCTATAGAATTGTTGGTTCAAAGCGGTGCAAATGTTAATGTGAAAGATGCAAATGGATTTACTGCATTATATATAGCTTCTAGCGAAGGCTACACAGATATTGTTAGTTTTTTAATTAACAATAATGCAAATATTGATATTACAGATGAAGGGTCTGTAACACCACTAATGATAGCTTGTATATACAATACCCCTGAAGTAGTGGAGGTATTAATAGAAAACGATGCAAGTATAGAGGCCAAAGATAACGAAGGAAGAACCCCGCTTTTTAACGCTGTCGTGCATGGAAATAAAGACATTGCAAAGACCTTACTAAAAAGTGGCTCTAATAGGAATGTGGTTGATTATTCAGGTGGAAATTTGCTAAATCTTTTATGAAACTTTAATTAAATGATAGATCAATCATATAAAATCAGGTAGAAAATGTTGTGTCTTAAAGAGGAAATTACCTTATACCATTAATCCTACAAGGAGAAAAGTATGAAGTATCCAAGAAGTGGGTTAAGGATTAGATGTGAAAAAGGAGTTCACCCTGAGGTACGAACTGTGTGTTTGAATTTTGGGAGATGGCTTCGAAAAAACATGGATTTTCCAATTCGAGTTGTTGTATATCTGAAGAGTGATTATCAAATTAAAAATCGTACAACAAAAGAGTATGTAACAGCTACCTTTTTTGCACCCTATGATAAAGATGTAGAACCTTATATACGTATTGCAACTGGAGATTATGATGAACTTATTCAAAATCGAGGAAAAGTCGATGCTCTTTATGATAAGTTAGATAGTATTGCGCATGAACTTATCCATTATCAGCAATGGATAAAAGATGAAAAAATGGATGAAAATGAGGCAGAAGAAAAAGGCATTAAGCTTGTGGATAGGTATTCTGAAAGTATAGAAACCATACTTGATTTTTAAATTATTAGAGGAGAATCGTTATGCTGATTGCATTTAGTATTTTTATTTATCTTTCGATTGCCTAGATTGTCTTGGCAAGCTACCTTAATTTATTGTTCGATCTTAAGAAGAACAAAAATGAATAGGTGATTTAATGTCTAGTATAGTGATTAGTACAGTGTTGGCGGTAATACTGATGATTCAAGTGATTAGGGATAAAGATTATATATGGTTGCTGTGTTTAGTACCTTTTGCGTGTTTAATAGTCCTCTCCCTAACAGATATTTTAGATTTCATCCCCAGTTGGGCTGTAAGTCTTACTTTTTATATAATTGGTATCCTGACCTTCTATTTATGTGCATATTATGGCTTAAAAAAACATAATAAAGAAAATGCGGACGATTCCTCTGATTGAAAGAGGAGAGGGGTGTACATGGACGTTCGTAAGAGCTCACTTTTGCGAACGTTTTTTCTACAATTGTTAATTTAGTAGCAACGTTGTGGCTTAAAGGGGAAAATACCCTGATCAAATTAATTCTAAAAGGAGAAAGTATGAAATATCCAAGAAGTGGGTTAAGGATTAGATGTGAAAAGGAGTTCACCCTGAGGTACGAATTGTATGTTTAAATTTTGGGAGATGGCTTCGAAAAAACATGGATTTTCCAATTCGAGTTGTTGTATATCTGAAGAGTGATTATCAAATTAAAAATCGTACAACAAAAGAGTATGTAACAGCTACCTTTTTTGCACCCTATGATAAAGATGTAGAACCTTATATACGTATTGCAACTGGAGATTATGATGAACTTATTCAAAATCGAGGAAAAGTCGATGCTCTTTATGATAAGTTAGATAGTATTGCGCATGAACTTATCCATTATCAGCATGGATAAAAGATGAAAAAATCGATGAAAATGAGGCTGAAGAAAAAGGCATTAAGCTTGTGGATAGGTATTCTGAAAGTATAGAAACCATACTTGATTTTTAAATTATTAGAGGAGAATCGTTTAAAGAGTACTAGTTCCAGGCGGAACAATGGTTATTTTATACGACATTTAAAATAAGTGATATATTAAAAGTTGCAGAAACGCCGAATATGTAACAACAACGAACCTGTAACAACAACGAACCTGCTTGCCAATCATATAAATCAGTCAGTGCCCCCGCAATATTTTAGTCGTCGTTATTTTTGCCAAGCTAATCATAGGAGGGAGGTATCTGCCATGAATACTGAACAAAAAATAAACATAATTATAGAGTCACTACAACACCAGGAACGGAATTCGAGTTTGAAAATTGTACAATATTTAGAAGATGATGATTTGGCCGTTAAATTAACAGCTATCGAAGCATTGGGGGAGATCCCTAATAGCGGCTGTATTAAGTCCATTTTAATTGAATTAACTGAAAATTATGATGATGAAATTCGTTATTATGCTCTGGAATCACTTAAGGGATATGATGGAGAAGATGTTTTCGAAGCAATAGTGAGGAATTTAAATGATAGTGATGAATTGGTCAGTGGTAGAAGCCATAGGTGATCTAAATGAAATAAAAGGATTAGAACATCTTTACGAAGCATTAACGGATAAAGAAGAAATTGTAAGGGGGTATGCGGCAGAAGGGATTGGTAAGTTCGAAAAAGCAGCATCTATACCGATCTTAGAAAAATATCTTAAATATGAAACAAGCAGCTTGTCAAAACTAGGTTTTTTTGTAGGATTGTATCTATTAGGTGAAAGAAAATATTTAAGATTAATGTTAGATTTACTTAAGGATCCCTCTTATAGAGTAAGATGCGCTGTTGCCAATAGCGTTGTGGACTTATTAAATCAAGAGAATGTATATCTAATCAAACAAAGCTTACTATTTGCTCTAAAGAACGAACAGACAAATGCAGCACGTTCTTCATTGCAAGGAGCACTTGAAGAAATAAACTCATAAATGAGCAGCGTTAGAAATGATCTGTCTAAACTATTTGACGAAGAAGAGGGACAGTAAATGTAACTTACTAGAAAAATAGTAACTTCTCTACCTCAATTAAATGTTGCCTCTTAAGAAGAGGAAAAGAATGAACAGGTGATCCAATTGTCTATTATAGTGATTAGTACATGTTGGCGGTAATAATGATGATTAAAATGATTAGGGAAAAAGATTATATATGGTTACTGTGCTTAATACCTTTTGCGTGTTTAGTAGTATTCTCCCTTACAGATATTCTAGAATTCATCCCCAATTTGGCTGTAAGTATTTCTTTTTATATAATTTTTATCCTGACTATCAGTTTTTGTGGTTTTTATAGCGCAAA
This window contains:
- a CDS encoding ankyrin repeat domain-containing protein translates to MNCNNIYKAAANGNIFKLKTLLSSGCDINKGDEDKYTALHWAVQEGKLDVVKFLLENGANINCQDVENYTPIEIACTKGHVGILKLLIDKGCNLSLDRDGYTPLHASAATGKLEITKILLESGLSINKQDQNGTGYTPLHWATQEGYLTSIELLVQSGANVNVKDANGFTALYIASSEGYTDIVSFLINNNANIDITDEGSVTPLMIACIYNTPEVVEVLIENDASIEAKDNEGRTPLFNAVVHGNKDIAKTLLKSGSNRNVVDYSGGNLLNLL
- a CDS encoding HEAT repeat domain-containing protein, encoding MNTEQKINIIIESLQHQERNSSLKIVQYLEDDDLAVKLTAIEALGEIPNSGCIKSILIELTENYDDEIRYYALESLKGYDGEDVFEAIVRNLNDSDELVSGRSHR
- a CDS encoding HEAT repeat domain-containing protein, which produces MIVMNWSVVEAIGDLNEIKGLEHLYEALTDKEEIVRGYAAEGIGKFEKAASIPILEKYLKYETSSLSKLGFFVGLYLLGERKYLRLMLDLLKDPSYRVRCAVANSVVDLLNQENVYLIKQSLLFALKNEQTNAARSSLQGALEEINS